In Gimesia benthica, a single window of DNA contains:
- a CDS encoding sugar phosphorylase: MTEPVAHSAISEYRFMVENHLKIIYPELDHAAFAQDLIDIMCPDGQCQTPETHQNHWDQRNVVMITYGDSLLAENESPLQTLLHFSEKYLSNTINGIHILPFFPYSSDDGFSVIDYHQVNPTLGDWEDINAIAEKFQLMSDLVINHCSSQSEWFQQFKRGEFPGRDFFFCASPDDDLADVVRPRTNELLQRIDTPEGPRYVWCTFSHDQIDLNFAEPLLLKEVVKIVKLYLDHGVQIFRLDAIAFIWKVAGTTCLSLPETHEIVRLLRTLIQFVSPQAMILTETNIPNRENLAYFGNSNEAHAIYNFSLPPLLVNAMLCGSCQHLKTWMMSMPPALHGTTYLNFIASHDGIGLRPAEGLMDDEEINRMVTMMEQFGGRISMRSLPGGGMRPYEINISLFDAMKGTIDGQDEWQIPRFLCAHAIMIALEGIPALYIHSFLGTHNDQEGVERTGHNRSINRHRWDYEQLQAVLADENFSHAHVFQGLCHLLQVRRRQPAFHPNATQFTLHLGDAVFAFWRQSMDRQQSIFALNNVSNTEQILPLSEINLIGTDSWIDLISGEIYSNLRAELTLKPYQVVWLTNLFERE, encoded by the coding sequence ATGACCGAACCTGTCGCGCACTCTGCCATCAGTGAATACCGTTTCATGGTCGAGAACCATCTCAAGATCATTTATCCCGAGCTGGACCATGCAGCGTTTGCCCAGGATCTAATCGACATCATGTGCCCGGACGGGCAGTGCCAGACGCCGGAAACGCATCAGAATCACTGGGACCAGCGGAACGTCGTCATGATCACTTACGGCGACAGTCTGCTGGCAGAAAACGAGAGTCCCCTGCAGACCCTGCTCCATTTCTCGGAAAAATATCTCAGCAATACAATCAACGGCATTCATATTCTCCCCTTCTTCCCGTATAGCTCTGATGATGGTTTTTCGGTGATCGATTACCATCAGGTGAATCCCACCCTCGGTGACTGGGAAGACATCAATGCCATCGCGGAAAAATTCCAGTTAATGTCGGATCTGGTCATCAATCATTGTTCAAGTCAGAGTGAATGGTTTCAACAGTTTAAACGTGGCGAATTTCCCGGCCGGGACTTTTTCTTCTGTGCCAGCCCGGACGACGACCTGGCCGATGTCGTTCGCCCCCGCACTAATGAACTGCTGCAGCGCATCGATACGCCAGAAGGGCCGCGATACGTCTGGTGCACCTTCAGTCATGATCAGATCGACCTGAACTTCGCAGAGCCACTGCTACTTAAAGAAGTGGTAAAGATAGTCAAACTTTACCTGGACCATGGTGTGCAGATTTTTCGCCTCGATGCGATCGCGTTCATCTGGAAAGTCGCAGGAACCACCTGCCTCAGCCTGCCGGAAACCCATGAAATCGTCCGCCTGCTGAGAACCCTGATCCAGTTTGTCTCCCCCCAGGCCATGATTCTCACAGAAACCAATATTCCCAATCGCGAAAATCTGGCTTATTTCGGAAACTCGAACGAAGCCCATGCCATCTATAATTTCTCACTGCCCCCACTGCTGGTCAACGCCATGCTCTGTGGCAGCTGTCAGCATCTGAAGACCTGGATGATGAGTATGCCACCAGCACTGCATGGTACGACTTATCTAAACTTCATCGCCTCTCACGACGGAATCGGCCTGCGACCGGCAGAAGGTCTGATGGACGACGAAGAAATCAACCGGATGGTCACCATGATGGAACAGTTCGGCGGTCGCATCTCTATGCGTTCCCTTCCGGGAGGAGGCATGCGACCTTACGAGATCAACATCTCTCTGTTTGACGCCATGAAAGGCACAATCGACGGACAAGATGAATGGCAAATCCCCCGCTTCCTCTGTGCGCATGCCATCATGATTGCACTGGAAGGCATCCCTGCACTCTATATTCACAGCTTTCTGGGAACCCATAACGACCAGGAAGGCGTTGAACGCACGGGGCACAACCGCTCCATCAACCGGCACCGCTGGGACTACGAACAATTACAGGCGGTTCTGGCCGATGAAAATTTCTCACACGCCCATGTCTTCCAGGGACTCTGCCATCTGCTTCAGGTTCGCAGACGTCAGCCCGCGTTCCATCCCAACGCGACCCAGTTCACTTTACATCTGGGGGATGCCGTCTTTGCTTTCTGGAGACAGAGCATGGATCGACAGCAGAGTATTTTCGCACTGAATAATGTGTCAAATACCGAACAAATCCTGCCCCTCTCAGAGATCAACCTGATCGGCACCGATTCCTGGATCGATTTGATCAGCGGTGAAATCTATTCCAACCTCAGAGCAGAACTGACTCTCAAACCTTACCAGGTGGTCTGGCTGACCAATTTATTTGAACGTGAGTAA
- a CDS encoding VOC family protein has protein sequence MQSGPNTIQELVPLLFVEDVMQSVSFYRDQLGFEMTLNWEPEGKLSWCRLERDGVALMLQLACPDEDGTTEERSKGIGFFFLCEDAHAMYEELRGKGMGLDPPKVAFYGMNQLFLKDPDGYELCFQNPVPERMAE, from the coding sequence ATGCAGTCAGGCCCCAACACTATTCAGGAACTGGTACCGCTTCTGTTTGTGGAAGATGTCATGCAGTCTGTCTCCTTTTATCGGGATCAACTCGGTTTTGAGATGACACTGAACTGGGAACCGGAGGGGAAACTGTCCTGGTGCCGGCTGGAGCGGGATGGCGTGGCTCTGATGCTGCAGCTGGCTTGCCCGGATGAAGACGGGACCACTGAGGAACGGAGCAAAGGCATCGGCTTCTTTTTTCTATGTGAGGATGCACATGCCATGTACGAGGAACTGCGTGGCAAGGGAATGGGACTGGATCCGCCGAAAGTAGCCTTCTACGGAATGAACCAGCTGTTTCTGAAAGATCCCGATGGTTATGAGCTCTGTTTTCAGAATCCGGTTCCTGAAAGAATGGCAGAATAA